One genomic window of Salvelinus alpinus chromosome 17, SLU_Salpinus.1, whole genome shotgun sequence includes the following:
- the LOC139543060 gene encoding uncharacterized protein isoform X2, whose translation MEDKSPGTYKVTNAALQRLRRRMENLKKHSSTCEARFEKEKINPEAQMSDTEAASTSEAASTSEAASTSEAASTSEAASTSEAASTSGSIVNVLDDAPPLIRTDSIYLTKAMLGYKTDDSITSIDNSEGDYVPGPSESSEEDNSDDFSEPKTRVDSSKHVDLVSEGDSSDKIAGVKRRNHYKKTSKRCRSSSEENSSNEETELKRKNQYANTYKRCTSSPMSNTSSESLLVMNVSELDGSKKYHQKKHFCLFCEQPQSKIARHLQRKHGDEIEVATALRFAKRSKARRLQLNLLRKKGNRAHNIQALKEGKGVLVPCKQTSNDKTNHQDYQHCFACHGLFKRKSMWRHVARCTLAQHVRKEMPGKTRIQALCANAQPVAKGVSEKVWKLVSNMAQDDVAHAVKQDRYILALGEKMYNKKGENPSQHQHIRQTLRELGRLVIKGRKVTPLKKMKDYINPKHFQHIIKAVKEVTGYDEKTNKFEKATLATKLGQSIQKIADIMEGEALITQNEEKLKLVRDFQGIYRLRWNEMISSAAYRTLEQKKWNAPQLIPLADDVKKIHMYLDEKQKQYYNQLCDEKTSGKWSNLAKVILAQMIIFNRKREGEVSKMSVATFHSRDKSPLNKDVAVALTEVERLLCAHFERIETCGKRGRKVPVILTPVMVESLELLIKERCSCGVSEGNIYLFARPGYDTHFRGNDCIRAYAKQCGAKLPEALSSTKLRKQVATLSRVLNLNDTEQDQFADFLGHDIRIHRKFYRLPEGTLQLAKISKILMACEQGRLAEFKGKSLDQITISPSEKSMAENNEAADSCSSENDSEREESSEKSYEENLTGEMSAIRAKQPMTKGKLGQKRGSHEIDAAATDCASENDSEREESSEKSYEENLTGEMSAIRAKQPITKGKLGQKRGSHGAKGTKRFWSTIEVDAVEDSLMNFIRMGKTPGKQDCEKCIAASGQALVNRDWRAVKFYVHNRIVADQRK comes from the exons ATGGAAGATAAGAGTCCAGGAACCTACAAAGTAACCAATGCG GCACTGCAGAGGCTAAGAAGGCGCATGGAAAATCTAAAGAAGCATAGTTCAACTTGTGAGGCCAGATTTGAAAAGGAAAAGATAAATCCCGAAGCGCAG ATGTCAGACACcgaggctgccagtacctctgaggctgccagtacctctgaggctgccagtacctctgaggctgccagtacctctgaggctgccagtacctctgaggctgccagtacttCTGGGTCGATAGTCAATGTGTTGGATGATGCACCACCGTTGATCAGAACAGACAGTATATAC TTGACCAAAGCTATGCTTGGATACAAGACTGATGACTCAATAACCAGCATTGACAACAGTGAAGGTGATTATGTCCCAGGGCCATCAGAATCATCAGAGGAAGACAATTCTGATGATTTTTCAGAACCAAAGACAAGGGTGGACAGCAGTAAACACGTTGATTTAGTCTCAGAGGGAGACAGTTCAGATAAAATAGCAGGAGTCAAGAGAAGGAATCACTACAAGAAGACTAGCAAGAGATGCAGAAGTTCCTCAGAAGAAAACAGCTCAAATGAAGAAACAGAACTCAAGAGAAAGAATCAATATGCAAATACTTATAAGAGATGTACTAGTTCCCCAATGTCAAACACTAGCAGTGAATCATTGCTTGTAATGAATGTCTCAGAATTAGATGGATCCAAAAAGTACCACCAAAAAAAGCACTTCTGTCTGTTTTGCGAGCAACCGCAATCCAAAATTGCCCGTCATTTACAACGTAAACATGGGGATGAAATAGAAGTAGCTACTGCACTTCGGTTTGCAAAGAGATCAAAAGCTAGGAGACTTCAGCTGAATCTTCTTCGCAAGAAGGGGAATCGGGCACACAACATTCAGGCACTTAAAGAAGGAAAGGGGGTTTTGGTACCATGTAAACAAACAAGTAATGACAAGACCAATCACCAGGACTATCAGCATTGTTTTGCCTGCCATGGGCTCTTTAAACGCAAATCTATGTGGAGGCATGTGGCAAGGTGCACACTAGCACAACACGTTCGAAAGGAGATGCCTGGCAAAACCAGAATACAGGCGCTCTGTGCTAATGCTCAACCGGTTGCTAAAGGAGTGAGTGAAAAGGTATGGAAACTTGTGAGTAACATGGCTCAAGATGATGTAGCCCATGCAGTAAAACAAGACAGATACATCTTGGCATTGGGTGAAAAAATGTACAACAAGAAAGGGGAGAACCCCTCACAACACCAGCACATTCGTCAAACTTTGCGAGAACTAGGGAGACTTGTGATTAAAGGTAGAAAGGTGACACCACTGAAAAAGATGAAGGATTATATCAACCCAAAACACTTCCAACACATCATAAAAGCTGTCAAAGAAGTGACTGGCTATGATGAAAAGACAAACAAATTCGAAAAAGCAACCCTGGCGACAAAGCTTGGGCAAAGCATCCAGAAAATTGCAGACATCATGGAGGGTGAAGCTCTTATTACCCAGAATGAAGAAAAGTTGAAGCTTGTCCGAGACTTCCAAGGCATCTACCGTCTTCGCTGGAATGAAATGATCTCTTCTGCTGCATATCGTACACTTGAACAGAAGAAATGGAACGCACCGCAGCTTATTCCATTAGCAGATGACGTTAAAAAAATACACATGTACTTAGATGAAAAGCAGAAACAATACTACAACCAACTGTGCGATGAGAAAACCTCAGGAAAATGGAGCAATCTAGCAAAAGTGATACTGGCTCAGATGATTATCTTCaacaggaaaagagagggagaggtgtcaaAGATGTCTGTGGCAACATTTCACTCCAGGGACAAATCCCCACTTAACAAAGATGTTGCAGTGGCGCTAACAGAGGTTGAGAGACTACTCTGTGCGCATTTTGAACGCATTGAAACCTGTGGGAAGCGTGGCAGGAAGGTGCCTGTAATCCTTACTCCAGTGATGGTGGAATCTTTAGAGCTGCTTATCAAAGAGCGGTGCTCATGTGGAGTGAGCGAAGGAAATATCTACTTATTTGCCAGGCCAGGATATGATACACATTTTCGGGGGAATGACTGCATCCGCGCCTATGCCAAACAATGTGGTGCCAAGTTACCTGAAGCATTGTCATCAACTAAACTACGAAAACAGGTTGCCACCCTCTCCAGAGTGTTAAATCTCAATGATACAGAACAGGACCAGTTTGCTGACTTCTTGGGTCACGACATTCGGATTCATCGAAAGTTCTACCGTCTTCCAGAGGGAACGCTTCAGTTGGCCAAAATAAGTAAAATACTGATGGCATGTGAACAGGGCAGATTGGCAGAGTTCAAGGGGAAAAGTCTGGATCAAATAACCATCAGTCCCAGTG AAAAAAGCATGGCTGAAAATAATGAGGCTGCAGACTCTTGTTCATCAGAGAACGACTCTGAGAGAGAGGAGTCATCTGAAAAATCCTATGAAGAAAATCTGACCG GAGAGATGTCAGCGATTCGGGCCAAACAGCCAATGACTAAGGGAAAGCTGGGACAAAAGAGAGGCTCACATG AAATTGATGCTGCAGCCACTGATTGTGCATCAGAGAACGACTCTGAGAGAGAGGAGTCGTCTGAAAAATCCTATGAAGAAAATCTGACCG GAGAGATGTCAGCGATTCGGGCCAAACAGCCAATCACCAAGGGAAAGCTGGGACAAAAGAGAGGCTCACATG GTGCCAAAGGAACAAAAAGGTTTTGGTCGACAATAGAGGTGGATGCAGTTGAAGATTCCTTGATGAATTTTATCCGAATGGGAAAAACGCCTGGAAAACAAGACTGTGAGAAATGCATTGCTGCTTCTGGCCAAGCGCTAGTAAACAGGGACTGGAGAGCAGTAAAGTTCTATGTACACAACAGAATAGTTGCAGATCAGAGAAAATAA
- the LOC139543060 gene encoding uncharacterized protein isoform X1, whose amino-acid sequence MITAPLLVNDNSHWCPPAPLLVNDNSHWCPPAHPLLCAEQSCHSIKSQRFFLSSFTKALQRLRRRMENLKKHSSTCEARFEKEKINPEAQMSDTEAASTSEAASTSEAASTSEAASTSEAASTSEAASTSGSIVNVLDDAPPLIRTDSIYLTKAMLGYKTDDSITSIDNSEGDYVPGPSESSEEDNSDDFSEPKTRVDSSKHVDLVSEGDSSDKIAGVKRRNHYKKTSKRCRSSSEENSSNEETELKRKNQYANTYKRCTSSPMSNTSSESLLVMNVSELDGSKKYHQKKHFCLFCEQPQSKIARHLQRKHGDEIEVATALRFAKRSKARRLQLNLLRKKGNRAHNIQALKEGKGVLVPCKQTSNDKTNHQDYQHCFACHGLFKRKSMWRHVARCTLAQHVRKEMPGKTRIQALCANAQPVAKGVSEKVWKLVSNMAQDDVAHAVKQDRYILALGEKMYNKKGENPSQHQHIRQTLRELGRLVIKGRKVTPLKKMKDYINPKHFQHIIKAVKEVTGYDEKTNKFEKATLATKLGQSIQKIADIMEGEALITQNEEKLKLVRDFQGIYRLRWNEMISSAAYRTLEQKKWNAPQLIPLADDVKKIHMYLDEKQKQYYNQLCDEKTSGKWSNLAKVILAQMIIFNRKREGEVSKMSVATFHSRDKSPLNKDVAVALTEVERLLCAHFERIETCGKRGRKVPVILTPVMVESLELLIKERCSCGVSEGNIYLFARPGYDTHFRGNDCIRAYAKQCGAKLPEALSSTKLRKQVATLSRVLNLNDTEQDQFADFLGHDIRIHRKFYRLPEGTLQLAKISKILMACEQGRLAEFKGKSLDQITISPSEKSMAENNEAADSCSSENDSEREESSEKSYEENLTGEMSAIRAKQPMTKGKLGQKRGSHEIDAAATDCASENDSEREESSEKSYEENLTGEMSAIRAKQPITKGKLGQKRGSHGAKGTKRFWSTIEVDAVEDSLMNFIRMGKTPGKQDCEKCIAASGQALVNRDWRAVKFYVHNRIVADQRK is encoded by the exons atgataacagcccctctattagtcaatgataacagtcattggtgtcccccagcccctctattagtcaatgataacagtcattggtgtcccccAGCCCATCCCCTGTTGTGTGCCGAGCAATCTTGTCATTCTATTAAGTCTCAACGTTTCTTTTTGTCTTCCTTTACAAAGGCACTGCAGAGGCTAAGAAGGCGCATGGAAAATCTAAAGAAGCATAGTTCAACTTGTGAGGCCAGATTTGAAAAGGAAAAGATAAATCCCGAAGCGCAG ATGTCAGACACcgaggctgccagtacctctgaggctgccagtacctctgaggctgccagtacctctgaggctgccagtacctctgaggctgccagtacctctgaggctgccagtacttCTGGGTCGATAGTCAATGTGTTGGATGATGCACCACCGTTGATCAGAACAGACAGTATATAC TTGACCAAAGCTATGCTTGGATACAAGACTGATGACTCAATAACCAGCATTGACAACAGTGAAGGTGATTATGTCCCAGGGCCATCAGAATCATCAGAGGAAGACAATTCTGATGATTTTTCAGAACCAAAGACAAGGGTGGACAGCAGTAAACACGTTGATTTAGTCTCAGAGGGAGACAGTTCAGATAAAATAGCAGGAGTCAAGAGAAGGAATCACTACAAGAAGACTAGCAAGAGATGCAGAAGTTCCTCAGAAGAAAACAGCTCAAATGAAGAAACAGAACTCAAGAGAAAGAATCAATATGCAAATACTTATAAGAGATGTACTAGTTCCCCAATGTCAAACACTAGCAGTGAATCATTGCTTGTAATGAATGTCTCAGAATTAGATGGATCCAAAAAGTACCACCAAAAAAAGCACTTCTGTCTGTTTTGCGAGCAACCGCAATCCAAAATTGCCCGTCATTTACAACGTAAACATGGGGATGAAATAGAAGTAGCTACTGCACTTCGGTTTGCAAAGAGATCAAAAGCTAGGAGACTTCAGCTGAATCTTCTTCGCAAGAAGGGGAATCGGGCACACAACATTCAGGCACTTAAAGAAGGAAAGGGGGTTTTGGTACCATGTAAACAAACAAGTAATGACAAGACCAATCACCAGGACTATCAGCATTGTTTTGCCTGCCATGGGCTCTTTAAACGCAAATCTATGTGGAGGCATGTGGCAAGGTGCACACTAGCACAACACGTTCGAAAGGAGATGCCTGGCAAAACCAGAATACAGGCGCTCTGTGCTAATGCTCAACCGGTTGCTAAAGGAGTGAGTGAAAAGGTATGGAAACTTGTGAGTAACATGGCTCAAGATGATGTAGCCCATGCAGTAAAACAAGACAGATACATCTTGGCATTGGGTGAAAAAATGTACAACAAGAAAGGGGAGAACCCCTCACAACACCAGCACATTCGTCAAACTTTGCGAGAACTAGGGAGACTTGTGATTAAAGGTAGAAAGGTGACACCACTGAAAAAGATGAAGGATTATATCAACCCAAAACACTTCCAACACATCATAAAAGCTGTCAAAGAAGTGACTGGCTATGATGAAAAGACAAACAAATTCGAAAAAGCAACCCTGGCGACAAAGCTTGGGCAAAGCATCCAGAAAATTGCAGACATCATGGAGGGTGAAGCTCTTATTACCCAGAATGAAGAAAAGTTGAAGCTTGTCCGAGACTTCCAAGGCATCTACCGTCTTCGCTGGAATGAAATGATCTCTTCTGCTGCATATCGTACACTTGAACAGAAGAAATGGAACGCACCGCAGCTTATTCCATTAGCAGATGACGTTAAAAAAATACACATGTACTTAGATGAAAAGCAGAAACAATACTACAACCAACTGTGCGATGAGAAAACCTCAGGAAAATGGAGCAATCTAGCAAAAGTGATACTGGCTCAGATGATTATCTTCaacaggaaaagagagggagaggtgtcaaAGATGTCTGTGGCAACATTTCACTCCAGGGACAAATCCCCACTTAACAAAGATGTTGCAGTGGCGCTAACAGAGGTTGAGAGACTACTCTGTGCGCATTTTGAACGCATTGAAACCTGTGGGAAGCGTGGCAGGAAGGTGCCTGTAATCCTTACTCCAGTGATGGTGGAATCTTTAGAGCTGCTTATCAAAGAGCGGTGCTCATGTGGAGTGAGCGAAGGAAATATCTACTTATTTGCCAGGCCAGGATATGATACACATTTTCGGGGGAATGACTGCATCCGCGCCTATGCCAAACAATGTGGTGCCAAGTTACCTGAAGCATTGTCATCAACTAAACTACGAAAACAGGTTGCCACCCTCTCCAGAGTGTTAAATCTCAATGATACAGAACAGGACCAGTTTGCTGACTTCTTGGGTCACGACATTCGGATTCATCGAAAGTTCTACCGTCTTCCAGAGGGAACGCTTCAGTTGGCCAAAATAAGTAAAATACTGATGGCATGTGAACAGGGCAGATTGGCAGAGTTCAAGGGGAAAAGTCTGGATCAAATAACCATCAGTCCCAGTG AAAAAAGCATGGCTGAAAATAATGAGGCTGCAGACTCTTGTTCATCAGAGAACGACTCTGAGAGAGAGGAGTCATCTGAAAAATCCTATGAAGAAAATCTGACCG GAGAGATGTCAGCGATTCGGGCCAAACAGCCAATGACTAAGGGAAAGCTGGGACAAAAGAGAGGCTCACATG AAATTGATGCTGCAGCCACTGATTGTGCATCAGAGAACGACTCTGAGAGAGAGGAGTCGTCTGAAAAATCCTATGAAGAAAATCTGACCG GAGAGATGTCAGCGATTCGGGCCAAACAGCCAATCACCAAGGGAAAGCTGGGACAAAAGAGAGGCTCACATG GTGCCAAAGGAACAAAAAGGTTTTGGTCGACAATAGAGGTGGATGCAGTTGAAGATTCCTTGATGAATTTTATCCGAATGGGAAAAACGCCTGGAAAACAAGACTGTGAGAAATGCATTGCTGCTTCTGGCCAAGCGCTAGTAAACAGGGACTGGAGAGCAGTAAAGTTCTATGTACACAACAGAATAGTTGCAGATCAGAGAAAATAA